In the Methanococcus maripaludis genome, one interval contains:
- the speB gene encoding agmatinase, whose amino-acid sequence MYFEDYSKFIAAYDNFNDADFVIFGIPFDATTSYKPGARFGPDEVRNASWGLETFSPILKRDLIDVKICDKYNLLMEGNQSEIINRAYNASKEILEAKKIPVMIGGEHSVTYPVVKAVKSVYDDFAVIHFDAHCDLRDEYMGNEQSHASVIRRTYDLTKDIFQFGIRSGDHDEWEFGWENTNISMEMPTKDDIKTIKELEKPVYVTIDIDVLDPAFVPGTGTPEPCGFTPKELINSLYLLEEIKEKIVGFDVVEVSPHYDIGKITSVTAAKIIRELILTISK is encoded by the coding sequence ATGTATTTTGAAGATTACTCCAAGTTTATTGCCGCTTATGATAATTTTAACGATGCTGATTTTGTTATTTTTGGAATCCCATTTGATGCTACAACATCATACAAACCAGGAGCACGATTTGGGCCTGATGAAGTTAGAAACGCTTCTTGGGGCCTTGAAACGTTTAGCCCGATTTTAAAGAGAGATTTAATTGATGTAAAAATTTGCGACAAGTATAATCTTTTAATGGAAGGAAACCAGTCTGAAATTATAAATAGGGCATACAACGCTTCAAAAGAAATTTTAGAAGCTAAAAAAATCCCTGTAATGATTGGCGGGGAACACTCTGTAACTTACCCAGTTGTAAAAGCTGTGAAATCGGTTTATGATGACTTTGCAGTAATTCACTTTGATGCTCACTGCGATTTAAGGGACGAATACATGGGAAATGAGCAGTCCCATGCAAGTGTAATACGAAGAACTTACGATTTAACAAAAGATATCTTCCAATTTGGAATTAGAAGTGGCGACCATGACGAATGGGAATTTGGATGGGAAAATACCAATATTTCAATGGAAATGCCTACAAAAGACGATATCAAAACGATTAAAGAACTTGAAAAACCAGTTTACGTAACAATCGACATTGATGTACTCGATCCTGCATTTGTACCAGGAACTGGGACTCCAGAACCTTGCGGGTTTACTCCAAAAGAACTTATAAACTCACTTTATCTTTTGGAAGAAATTAAGGAAAAAATTGTTGGTTTTGACGTGGTTGAAGTTTCACCTCATTACGACATTGGCAAGATTACATCTGTTACGGCAGCAAAAATCATTCGTGAATTGATACTCACCATAAGCAAATAA
- a CDS encoding EamA family transporter — protein MDGVLIGLIAAVLYGVGTFFAKIVSNEDPYLQWIIVNIVGIFLCVILFGGKCRNLLDYPNKVLIYGVIAAVLVILGTLALYYGLNKGKASFVVPLSSIGPAITTILAVIFLKEQLTYPQIAGIVMILSGVIVLSINS, from the coding sequence ATGGACGGCGTACTTATTGGACTGATCGCTGCAGTATTATATGGCGTGGGTACTTTTTTTGCAAAAATTGTTTCAAATGAGGATCCGTATCTTCAGTGGATCATTGTAAATATCGTTGGAATTTTTTTATGTGTTATATTATTTGGTGGAAAGTGCCGGAATCTACTCGATTATCCAAATAAAGTTTTAATTTACGGAGTAATTGCCGCAGTTTTGGTAATACTTGGAACACTTGCACTTTATTATGGACTTAACAAGGGAAAAGCAAGTTTTGTGGTACCATTATCATCTATCGGGCCTGCAATAACCACGATTTTAGCAGTAATTTTTTTAAAAGAGCAGTTAACATACCCGCAAATAGCCGGGATTGTAATGATTTTAAGTGGAGTAATTGTACTCTCAATTAACAGTTAA
- the serA gene encoding phosphoglycerate dehydrogenase has translation MSKVLITDPLHESAVEILKQAGEVEVATGLTVEEIKLKIKDADALVVRSGTTVTREIIEASENLKVIARAGVGVDNVDLDAATEKGVVVVNAPDASSISVAELLFGMMLSAARNIPQATASIKKGEWDRKSFKGMEIYGKTLGIVGLGRIGQQVAKRAQAFGMTIVAYDPYIPEDVASELGIKLLTVDELCAASDFITLHVPLTPKTKHMIGKDQIALMKSNMVIMNCARGGLIDEAALYDALSSGKIKAAGLDVFEQEPPKDSPLLTLNNLIGTPHQGASTEEAQLSAGTIVAEQTVKILKGESAENVVNLPMVPTEKMKKLKPYMILAEKMGSMAIQYLDNSIELLEITYMGGLANEKTEIIKRSFLKGILAPILLAGVNLVNAPVIAKSRNIKIAEGTMSESDYGNSIKIVAKGLNDEISIIGSIEHNEIVFREINGYRMDIKPEGTICIIKHIDRPGMVGKVGVLLGEHGINIAGMQVGRREPGGHSIMFLDVDHMISDDVMEEIQKIENVRAVKSINI, from the coding sequence ATGTCAAAAGTACTTATAACAGACCCGCTTCACGAGAGTGCCGTTGAGATTTTAAAACAGGCAGGCGAGGTCGAAGTAGCAACCGGGTTAACAGTTGAAGAGATAAAATTAAAAATTAAAGATGCAGATGCTCTGGTAGTTAGAAGTGGAACAACCGTTACAAGAGAAATTATCGAAGCATCAGAAAATTTAAAAGTCATTGCAAGAGCTGGGGTTGGTGTAGATAACGTTGATTTGGATGCTGCAACTGAAAAAGGAGTAGTTGTGGTAAACGCACCAGATGCATCATCAATATCAGTTGCAGAGCTTTTATTTGGTATGATGCTTTCAGCAGCAAGAAACATCCCTCAGGCTACTGCATCAATTAAAAAAGGCGAATGGGACAGGAAATCATTTAAAGGTATGGAAATTTACGGAAAAACGCTTGGTATTGTTGGACTTGGAAGAATTGGACAGCAAGTTGCAAAAAGAGCTCAAGCATTTGGAATGACAATTGTTGCATATGACCCATATATTCCAGAAGATGTTGCATCAGAACTTGGAATAAAATTGTTAACTGTAGATGAACTCTGTGCAGCAAGTGATTTTATAACACTTCACGTTCCATTAACTCCGAAAACAAAACACATGATTGGAAAAGATCAGATTGCACTCATGAAAAGCAACATGGTTATTATGAACTGTGCAAGAGGCGGTTTAATTGACGAAGCTGCACTCTATGATGCACTTAGCAGTGGAAAAATTAAAGCAGCGGGATTGGATGTATTTGAGCAGGAACCTCCAAAAGACAGTCCTCTTTTAACACTCAATAATTTAATTGGAACTCCTCACCAGGGAGCTTCAACAGAAGAAGCACAGTTAAGCGCAGGGACAATTGTTGCAGAGCAAACTGTTAAAATTTTAAAAGGCGAATCTGCTGAAAACGTTGTAAACCTTCCAATGGTTCCAACCGAAAAAATGAAAAAATTAAAACCTTACATGATTTTAGCAGAAAAAATGGGTTCTATGGCAATACAATACCTTGACAATTCAATAGAACTTTTGGAAATCACCTACATGGGCGGACTTGCAAATGAAAAGACCGAAATAATTAAAAGGTCATTTTTAAAAGGCATATTAGCACCAATATTACTTGCAGGTGTTAATTTAGTAAACGCTCCAGTAATTGCGAAAAGCAGAAACATCAAAATTGCAGAAGGCACAATGTCTGAAAGCGATTATGGGAATTCAATAAAGATTGTTGCTAAAGGATTAAATGATGAAATTTCGATAATTGGAAGCATCGAACACAATGAAATTGTTTTCAGGGAAATCAACGGATACAGAATGGATATAAAACCTGAAGGAACAATCTGTATAATAAAACACATCGACAGACCGGGAATGGTTGGAAAAGTTGGAGTACTCCTTGGTGAACACGGAATAAACATTGCAGGAATGCAAGTTGGAAGAAGAGAGCCTGGAGGACACAGTATTATGTTCTTGGATGTTGACCACATGATTTCAGATGATGTAATGGAAGAAATCCAGAAAATAGAAAATGTACGGGCTGTAAAATCAATAAACATTTAA
- the carA gene encoding glutamine-hydrolyzing carbamoyl-phosphate synthase small subunit: MYGILVLEDGTIIRGDGFGAEAEVLGELVFNTSMTGYVEILTDPSYKGQIITMTYPLEGNYGVEKEWFESDGIKAEGFVVKDMTGLELDEFLKEYNIPGISGVDTRYITRKIRSKGVIRSLLKTSTNPITKDEETELIKKVVEYPDISEIDLVPEVSTKETVTYNAENEKTSCVLIDCGVKQSIVNCLVERGCSVIKVPYNSKKEEILSYNPDFVLVSNGPGDPENMLETVDTVKNLIGTLPVTGICLGHQLITIALGGKTYKLKFGHRGGNQPVKDIESGKVYITSQNHGFATDDKIVPAGSELMHMNLNDDTVEGIRKIESEDIKNTVWSVQYHPEAGPGPHDARFLFDEMVELGIKFKAEKAY, encoded by the coding sequence ATGTACGGAATTTTAGTTTTGGAAGACGGCACCATCATCAGAGGGGATGGATTTGGTGCAGAAGCCGAAGTGCTCGGTGAACTCGTATTTAACACTTCCATGACAGGATATGTTGAGATATTAACTGACCCCTCATACAAGGGCCAGATTATTACAATGACTTATCCTTTGGAAGGAAATTACGGTGTTGAAAAGGAATGGTTTGAAAGTGACGGAATTAAAGCAGAAGGATTCGTTGTAAAAGATATGACTGGATTAGAACTCGACGAATTTTTAAAAGAATACAATATTCCGGGAATTTCAGGCGTAGACACGAGATATATTACAAGAAAAATAAGATCAAAAGGAGTTATTAGATCCCTCTTAAAAACGTCCACCAACCCGATAACTAAAGATGAAGAAACAGAATTAATTAAAAAAGTAGTAGAATACCCAGATATTTCAGAAATCGACCTTGTTCCTGAAGTGTCCACTAAAGAAACAGTTACATACAACGCAGAAAATGAAAAAACAAGTTGCGTCCTTATCGATTGCGGAGTAAAACAGAGCATTGTAAACTGCCTCGTTGAAAGGGGATGCAGTGTTATAAAAGTTCCATACAACTCTAAAAAAGAAGAAATTTTATCATACAACCCAGACTTTGTACTTGTTTCAAACGGCCCTGGAGACCCTGAAAACATGCTTGAAACGGTAGATACCGTTAAAAATTTAATTGGAACACTCCCAGTTACAGGAATTTGCCTTGGCCACCAGCTAATTACAATAGCACTTGGAGGAAAAACCTACAAGTTAAAATTCGGCCACAGGGGCGGAAACCAGCCTGTAAAAGATATTGAGTCTGGAAAAGTGTACATCACATCCCAAAACCACGGATTTGCTACTGATGATAAAATAGTTCCAGCAGGTTCAGAACTGATGCACATGAATTTAAACGATGATACAGTTGAAGGAATAAGAAAAATTGAATCAGAAGACATCAAAAATACAGTGTGGAGTGTTCAGTACCACCCAGAAGCAGGTCCTGGTCCACATGATGCTAGATTCCTCTTTGATGAAATGGTTGAACTTGGAATTAAGTTTAAAGCAGAAAAAGCATACTAA
- a CDS encoding 7-cyano-7-deazaguanine synthase — MDPQIKTTALESSKKALDLTYQKNEISKEIYEKLLELHKVRNKDFDEFLAYLTSHKTDPNLEKEKAVVAFSGGVDSTTSIIIANQIFEICAVTVRSKYIMDAETEKNVSKLASVLDVSHEFIDVNLDSIFEDTKSGKYHPCGRCHSTVESEILNYAEKNDISYIIYGDMLSIGYLSIKKLDNKIIRLNILSFLSLAKDESRTILKEFNININQSYGCQLIKKAHKHKSMQKFTIQRILREVRAQVITPEEGLKNILDVVKM, encoded by the coding sequence ATGGATCCACAAATTAAAACCACTGCTCTTGAATCTTCAAAAAAAGCCCTTGATTTAACCTATCAAAAAAATGAAATTTCAAAAGAAATTTATGAAAAATTACTGGAACTTCACAAAGTTAGAAACAAGGATTTTGATGAATTTTTAGCATATCTAACAAGCCATAAAACAGATCCAAATCTGGAAAAAGAAAAAGCAGTGGTTGCATTTAGTGGGGGCGTAGATAGTACTACATCAATAATTATTGCAAATCAAATTTTTGAAATTTGTGCAGTTACAGTGCGTTCTAAATATATAATGGATGCGGAAACTGAAAAGAATGTATCGAAACTTGCAAGCGTGTTAGATGTTTCACACGAATTTATCGATGTGAACTTGGATTCTATTTTTGAAGATACAAAATCTGGAAAATACCACCCCTGCGGGAGATGCCACAGCACAGTTGAATCTGAAATTTTAAATTACGCTGAAAAAAATGATATAAGCTATATAATATATGGAGATATGCTTTCAATTGGTTATTTATCAATTAAAAAACTCGATAATAAAATTATTCGTCTAAATATTCTATCATTTTTATCACTGGCAAAGGATGAAAGCAGAACTATTTTAAAAGAGTTTAACATTAATATAAACCAGTCTTACGGCTGTCAGCTGATTAAAAAAGCGCATAAACATAAAAGTATGCAGAAATTTACAATTCAAAGAATTTTAAGAGAAGTTAGGGCCCAAGTAATAACTCCAGAAGAGGGTTTGAAAAATATACTCGATGTTGTTAAAATGTAA
- a CDS encoding cobalt-precorrin 5A hydrolase, with protein sequence MIKIVYITENAKKLANDVKSVFDYYFYDNEVFNIKDFEITGNETGFIFIMASGIVLRKYITEIQNDKLKDPFVILMDESKKYVVPLLSNHIGGGNYFSDLIGNSLNLNVVKTTATDVNGKIGIDELSKIYFLENPLKKDILLINKKVLSEKPDLIIPKSWKASKKLLNSYNVSFHNENYVSVDDILLEPKTVSLGLGSRKNIETNKVYWAVKKALYLRDIPTWRIDSFSTVSIKKDESGILKTAERFGKSLFIFEIDEINEIYSKMSLNRSDFVFKTIGTYGVCEPCAILGILKLTGETNFEMKNIVLNKMKKDGVSVSIAVK encoded by the coding sequence ATGATAAAAATTGTTTACATTACAGAAAATGCCAAAAAACTGGCAAACGATGTAAAATCGGTTTTTGATTACTATTTTTATGATAACGAAGTTTTTAATATAAAAGATTTTGAAATAACTGGAAACGAAACCGGGTTTATCTTTATAATGGCTTCAGGAATTGTTTTGAGAAAATACATTACAGAAATTCAAAATGATAAATTAAAAGACCCTTTTGTAATTTTGATGGACGAATCAAAAAAATACGTAGTACCGCTTCTCTCAAACCACATAGGTGGTGGAAACTATTTTTCAGATTTAATCGGAAATTCTTTGAATTTGAATGTTGTTAAAACAACTGCAACAGACGTTAACGGAAAAATTGGGATTGATGAACTATCAAAAATTTATTTTTTAGAAAATCCATTGAAAAAAGATATACTTTTGATAAATAAAAAAGTTTTATCTGAAAAACCCGATTTAATTATTCCGAAATCCTGGAAAGCTTCTAAAAAGTTATTAAATTCTTACAATGTTTCTTTTCACAACGAAAATTATGTTTCAGTTGATGATATACTTTTAGAACCAAAAACTGTAAGTCTGGGATTAGGTTCGAGAAAAAATATTGAAACGAATAAAGTGTATTGGGCAGTTAAAAAAGCGCTTTATTTAAGGGACATTCCTACATGGAGAATCGATTCCTTTTCAACGGTATCCATTAAAAAAGATGAATCTGGAATTTTGAAAACTGCTGAAAGATTTGGTAAAAGTCTGTTTATATTTGAAATCGATGAAATAAATGAAATTTATTCAAAAATGTCTTTAAATCGTTCTGATTTTGTGTTTAAAACGATTGGAACTTACGGAGTTTGTGAACCCTGCGCAATTCTTGGAATTTTAAAACTTACTGGAGAAACCAATTTTGAAATGAAAAATATTGTTTTAAATAAAATGAAAAAAGACGGAGTTTCTGTTTCAATTGCAGTAAAGTAG
- a CDS encoding tryptophan--tRNA ligase: MITPWDVSDDLDYKKTMEQFGVNPISEIVNTLKEPHSFMKRGIVFGHRDFQKIADAMNNGKDFTVVSGMMPSGKMHFGHKMVVDQLLYYQKYGADIYIPIADLEAYWARGMDFETTKKLAIEEYITNYIALGLDPEINVYLQSKNETVKDLAMRLSKRVNFTEMRGIYGFGGETNIGHVFAPIVQVADILHPQLEKKVPVVVPVGIDQDPHIRLTRDIAGRYKDFKFIAPSSTYHRFITGLLGGKMSSSKPETAIYLSDEPTKSFKKKVMSCKTGGRETLEEQKKLGGVPEECVVYELYTYHLIEDDKELKKLYEQCKSGELTCGTCKKECYQKLVEFMTDLHEKREQAKEVAAKLL, encoded by the coding sequence TTGATTACTCCTTGGGATGTTTCAGACGATTTGGACTATAAAAAAACAATGGAGCAATTTGGTGTAAATCCAATTTCAGAAATTGTAAACACGTTAAAAGAACCGCACAGCTTCATGAAAAGAGGGATTGTGTTTGGGCACAGGGATTTTCAAAAAATTGCAGATGCAATGAACAACGGAAAAGACTTTACCGTAGTTTCAGGCATGATGCCCTCTGGAAAAATGCATTTTGGACATAAAATGGTTGTTGACCAGCTTTTATACTACCAAAAATATGGCGCAGATATATACATTCCAATTGCTGATTTAGAGGCTTACTGGGCAAGAGGAATGGATTTTGAAACCACTAAAAAGCTTGCAATTGAAGAATACATAACAAATTACATCGCTTTAGGACTCGATCCCGAAATCAATGTTTATTTGCAATCAAAAAATGAAACAGTAAAAGACCTTGCAATGCGACTTTCTAAACGGGTGAATTTCACTGAAATGAGGGGAATTTACGGATTTGGTGGAGAAACAAACATCGGGCACGTTTTTGCACCAATTGTTCAGGTTGCAGATATACTCCATCCTCAGCTTGAAAAAAAGGTTCCCGTTGTAGTTCCAGTTGGAATTGACCAGGATCCGCATATAAGGCTTACAAGAGATATTGCGGGAAGATACAAAGATTTTAAATTTATTGCGCCATCTTCAACTTATCACAGATTTATAACTGGTCTTTTAGGCGGAAAAATGAGTTCATCAAAGCCTGAAACTGCAATATATCTTTCAGATGAACCTACAAAATCATTTAAGAAAAAAGTCATGTCATGCAAAACTGGTGGACGGGAGACTCTCGAAGAGCAGAAAAAACTTGGTGGAGTTCCTGAAGAGTGTGTTGTATATGAATTATACACTTACCACTTAATAGAAGATGATAAAGAACTTAAAAAATTATATGAACAATGTAAAAGCGGGGAATTAACCTGTGGAACCTGTAAAAAAGAATGCTACCAAAAATTAGTTGAGTTCATGACTGATTTACATGAAAAAAGAGAGCAGGCAAAAGAAGTTGCTGCAAAACTTCTTTAA
- the mmp11 gene encoding methanogenesis marker protein 11, giving the protein MADYVSYKKIVAMVDEELGLTELIEEHPCPNGSEWLMYQYQRTSPVIVSSWRSGNKHHFILKNGKNELNLVPSISAAGIEEVYLKDGNVHIVYTGLAGAGVGIELRKNAKNVISAELIEKGGGSKLGRGMIQTPKMEKITVGIDDTDTKEEGATWVLANEVGNLIEESKMGFYIDHTITQLFPGNPNKTQNCVSIALTFAVYPEYKYKIGKEIEKLLKEKTLSEKTAIAIYRGLTPSQSMKLYTMKAKREMVPINEAKMVAMRNNIEIIEVTGNGGIIGAVAALGLAECHKTAAKLPENYE; this is encoded by the coding sequence ATGGCTGATTATGTATCTTATAAGAAAATTGTGGCAATGGTTGACGAAGAACTTGGACTTACGGAGCTTATTGAAGAACATCCATGTCCGAACGGTTCAGAATGGCTGATGTACCAGTATCAAAGAACATCTCCAGTAATTGTTTCATCATGGAGAAGTGGAAATAAACACCATTTTATTTTAAAGAATGGAAAAAACGAGCTTAATTTAGTTCCTTCAATTAGTGCAGCAGGAATTGAAGAAGTTTATTTAAAAGATGGGAATGTCCATATTGTTTATACGGGCCTTGCAGGTGCAGGGGTTGGAATTGAACTTAGAAAAAATGCTAAAAATGTGATCAGTGCTGAATTGATCGAAAAAGGTGGGGGATCAAAACTTGGAAGGGGAATGATCCAGACTCCAAAAATGGAAAAAATAACCGTTGGAATAGACGATACCGATACAAAAGAAGAAGGTGCAACTTGGGTTTTAGCAAATGAGGTTGGAAATTTAATTGAAGAATCCAAAATGGGTTTTTACATCGACCACACGATAACCCAGTTATTCCCTGGAAATCCAAATAAAACACAAAATTGTGTGTCAATTGCGCTTACTTTTGCAGTTTACCCAGAATACAAGTATAAAATCGGAAAAGAAATTGAAAAACTTTTAAAAGAAAAAACACTTTCCGAAAAAACTGCAATTGCAATTTACAGGGGACTTACTCCTTCACAAAGCATGAAACTCTACACCATGAAAGCTAAACGGGAAATGGTGCCTATAAACGAGGCTAAAATGGTTGCAATGAGAAACAACATTGAAATTATAGAAGTTACTGGTAACGGCGGTATAATTGGTGCTGTAGCAGCATTAGGACTTGCAGAATGTCATAAAACTGCTGCAAAATTGCCGGAAAACTATGAATAA
- the arcS gene encoding archaeosine synthase subunit alpha yields the protein MLEPILYDIGRICKEKHELTSSTTTPKIIEFDIDVPFLKTLKIPFDAPREVAEEFVKLNKSEYVRKSEIAYQIINTGKYSDLIDIEENMDIYVISDLRKMVKRREMIEIIPNVREKISPNSGIYVPGAMPSEIPLLVYMGADYFDYSSASYYAAQGYKFSKNRLIKSEEDFESLKTFNESIIDQVLDEVKFCIETGSLRNLVEETTISNPYLRSNYRRFKPELTNIPISKPKKIIVTIDETKIPEVKKYIERAKNYEPYTNVIILLPCSSKKPYSYSKSHQFFINAINSVKMPVEELILTSPYGVVPRALERLVDYDIPVTGEWSYDEIEFINKYLKNYIEIAKSKFEEVKIIAHLPEHYLEILDIDEDYIISSDGDPTSDNSLKNLKNILKELDQTADTKSKRAQRLHNYQELAKFQLGKNFLPEDVMIKGRHVKFFIKDGKNTVQLASINDNGLFVLTSQGGELLGKTNWVEVDFNVKKGSLFAPGFKDADESVSVNDEVVIVKNNEVLGVGRALMSGKEMKKATHGVLVNIRHVK from the coding sequence ATGTTAGAGCCGATATTATACGATATAGGAAGAATTTGCAAGGAGAAACACGAATTAACTTCTTCCACGACCACTCCAAAAATAATTGAGTTTGATATAGACGTTCCATTCCTAAAAACTCTAAAAATTCCTTTTGATGCACCAAGGGAAGTTGCAGAAGAGTTCGTAAAATTAAATAAATCAGAATATGTAAGAAAAAGTGAAATAGCTTACCAGATAATAAATACTGGAAAATATTCTGATTTAATCGATATTGAAGAAAATATGGATATTTACGTAATTTCTGACCTTCGAAAGATGGTAAAAAGAAGGGAAATGATCGAAATCATTCCAAACGTAAGGGAAAAAATTTCTCCAAATTCTGGGATATACGTTCCAGGTGCAATGCCATCAGAAATTCCATTGCTAGTTTATATGGGTGCAGACTATTTTGATTATTCATCTGCAAGCTACTATGCAGCGCAGGGCTACAAATTTAGTAAAAATAGACTCATAAAATCAGAAGAAGATTTTGAATCTTTAAAGACGTTCAACGAATCGATAATTGATCAGGTTTTAGATGAAGTAAAATTCTGCATCGAGACAGGTTCTTTAAGAAATCTCGTAGAGGAAACTACGATTTCAAATCCGTATTTAAGGTCAAATTACAGGCGATTCAAACCTGAACTTACAAATATTCCAATTTCAAAGCCAAAAAAAATAATCGTAACGATTGATGAGACAAAAATTCCAGAAGTTAAAAAGTATATTGAAAGGGCAAAAAATTACGAACCCTATACAAATGTAATCATACTTCTTCCATGTTCCTCAAAAAAACCATATTCATATTCTAAAAGCCACCAGTTCTTCATAAATGCAATTAATTCCGTAAAAATGCCAGTGGAAGAATTGATTTTAACTTCACCTTACGGAGTAGTTCCAAGAGCTCTTGAAAGGCTTGTGGATTATGATATTCCTGTAACTGGAGAATGGAGTTATGATGAGATAGAGTTTATAAACAAATATCTAAAAAATTACATCGAAATCGCAAAATCTAAATTTGAAGAAGTAAAGATAATAGCACATCTACCAGAACACTATCTTGAAATTTTGGATATCGATGAAGATTACATAATTTCTTCAGATGGGGATCCAACGTCTGACAATTCGTTAAAAAATCTCAAAAATATCTTAAAAGAATTAGATCAAACCGCCGATACAAAATCAAAACGTGCACAGAGACTTCATAATTATCAGGAACTTGCAAAATTCCAACTCGGAAAGAACTTTTTACCTGAAGATGTAATGATAAAAGGAAGACACGTTAAATTCTTCATAAAAGATGGAAAAAATACGGTTCAATTAGCTTCAATTAATGATAACGGCCTTTTTGTTTTAACTTCTCAGGGTGGAGAACTTCTTGGTAAAACAAACTGGGTAGAAGTTGATTTTAACGTTAAAAAAGGTTCATTATTCGCTCCAGGATTTAAAGATGCTGATGAATCCGTTTCTGTAAATGACGAAGTAGTTATCGTAAAAAATAATGAAGTTCTGGGTGTTGGAAGGGCATTAATGAGCGGAAAAGAAATGAAAAAAGCAACGCATGGTGTTTTGGTAAATATAAGGCATGTTAAATAA
- a CDS encoding stage II sporulation protein M yields MSKEVYEILEIFDALKRHKNTIYLVLAIFLATFVLSYIFIFYDMFQFRYFGDLMYETFKIKVQSFSIENKGPFEIIAIILANNLFVAAFTYIIMFFALINIAVNSYLLAYVFYLTNPLEFILLIGPHGIFEIPALILAATSGLVLSMSLIKKFRKEKHYKDYFMDSLRIFLVSIVLFVIAAFVEVLVTYQIALRIV; encoded by the coding sequence ATGAGTAAGGAAGTTTACGAAATTTTAGAGATTTTTGATGCATTGAAAAGGCATAAGAATACAATTTACTTAGTTTTGGCCATATTTTTAGCAACATTTGTACTTTCTTATATTTTTATTTTTTATGACATGTTTCAGTTCCGTTATTTTGGAGATTTGATGTATGAAACATTTAAAATAAAAGTTCAGAGCTTTTCAATAGAAAATAAGGGCCCATTTGAAATAATTGCGATAATTTTAGCAAATAACCTATTTGTCGCAGCTTTTACATATATCATTATGTTTTTTGCACTTATAAATATCGCCGTAAATTCATATCTTTTGGCTTATGTTTTTTATTTAACAAATCCATTAGAATTTATACTTTTAATCGGACCTCATGGTATTTTCGAAATTCCAGCACTTATTTTGGCAGCAACTTCGGGTTTAGTCCTTTCGATGAGTTTAATAAAGAAATTTAGGAAAGAAAAACATTATAAAGATTATTTTATGGATTCTTTGCGGATTTTTTTAGTTTCTATAGTATTATTTGTGATTGCAGCATTTGTTGAGGTGCTTGTAACCTACCAAATAGCCCTTAGGATAGTTTAA
- a CDS encoding phosphatidylglycerophosphatase A has translation MTESLKNKCNSSDKNMLESDVVKLLSNLGVNFDNMLKCGMYMCICDESEKKEIETKFLEIMEKQIKNPNVSTLLISAIVMDERGRNGGLPFDYDSDPTYIYADEVIGMAIANEIAGTKATFNFKWYDAKKPGIIGKLDKEGYMFLDDAVAGFVSGCMSKVFE, from the coding sequence GTGACTGAATCTTTAAAAAATAAATGCAATTCATCGGATAAAAACATGTTGGAAAGTGATGTTGTCAAACTTTTGTCTAATTTGGGCGTTAATTTTGACAATATGCTAAAATGCGGAATGTACATGTGTATCTGCGATGAATCCGAAAAAAAAGAAATAGAAACAAAATTCCTAGAAATTATGGAAAAACAGATTAAAAATCCAAATGTATCGACTCTTTTGATATCTGCAATCGTTATGGATGAACGGGGAAGAAATGGGGGCCTTCCCTTCGATTACGATAGTGATCCGACTTACATCTACGCAGATGAAGTTATTGGAATGGCAATTGCAAATGAAATTGCAGGAACCAAAGCCACATTCAATTTCAAATGGTACGATGCAAAAAAACCAGGAATTATTGGAAAACTTGATAAAGAAGGATACATGTTTTTAGATGATGCTGTTGCAGGATTTGTAAGTGGATGCATGTCTAAAGTTTTTGAATAG